In Plasmodium malariae genome assembly, contig: PmUG01_00_25, whole genome shotgun sequence, the following are encoded in one genomic region:
- the PmUG01_00046600 gene encoding Plasmodium exported protein, unknown function, giving the protein MISFIIVKNIILIFLVWIYFYFCDAHNFGQILGMKTIQNISLYSRTYRLLSKFNNEKIKVSLERNLHRNGYNDIKKKKKNCQLKNYGNSTGAEYNGKGSTKNNSGFEEKKLLRKSIYVLCKPFVEIDKIFEKLIYKGFIAIYEYRKCTDSIQKKNLKFSACKSAVLTFAIPSIIFVTVLSLLLLVCPPLGNLVLGESSQSFQGFMTKSEMQAFLLSLFILSITMVIYILVKFINYVIEVGGDEIGN; this is encoded by the exons atgatatcttttattatagttaaaaatattatacttatatttttggtttggatatatttttatttctgtgATGCg CATAACTTTGGTCAAATTTTAGGTATGAAAactattcaaaatatatcattatattcaAGAACATATAGattattatcaaaatttaacaatgaaaaaataaaggtttCATTAGAACGTAACTTACATAGAAATGGATATAacgatataaaaaaaaaaaaaaaaaattgtcaattaaaaaattatggtaaTAGTACTGGAGCGGAATACAATGGAAAGGGCAGtactaaaaataattcaggatttgaggaaaaaaaattactgaGGAAgagcatatatgtattatgtaaaCCATTTGTagaaatagataaaatatttgaaaaattaatttataaaggATTTATTgcaatatatgaatataggAAATGTACAGATTctatccaaaaaaaaaatttgaaattttCAGCGTGTAAGAGTGCTGTTTTAACTTTTGCTATACCgtcaataatttttgttacaGTACTTTCATTACTTTTGTTAGTTTGTCCTCCGCTAGGTAATCTAGTGTTGGGGGAAAGTAGTCAATCTTTTCAAGGATTTATGACAAAATCTGAAATGCAAGCTTTTTTATTGtcgttatttatattaagtaTCACCATGGTAATCTATATACtggtaaaatttataaattatgtaatagAAGTAGGAGGAGATGAAATAGGAAACTAG